From the Psilocybe cubensis strain MGC-MH-2018 chromosome 9, whole genome shotgun sequence genome, one window contains:
- a CDS encoding Succinate-semialdehyde dehydrogenase [NADP(+)], whose amino-acid sequence MAPEIQTTITPHSQKPYVSRTYPSAEELDKIIHHATVAQKDWKKVPVEERIAIGRKFMEEFRKMSDEIPLELSLQMGRPVSQGAGEIRGFLERSEYMLNIAASSLADVTLESTDKPGFRRYIKRVPLGVVLVIAPWNFPYLVSVNSVLPAIIAGNAVLLKPSPQTPLTAERFALALTRAGVPEHIIQVVHMSPELTTRAINNPAVDFVSFTGSVQGGASVSKTAANAVGFKGVALELGGKDPAYVRADANLDYTVPELVDGAFFNSGQSCCAVERIYVHEAIYDTFVEKFVEHTKPYRLGDPTLKETNLGPVVSLASAERIRKQVADAVAAGAKNLLPESFFPQAKTGTTYVAPQVLVDVDHTMDVMKEETFGPVVGIQKVSSDDEAIKLMNDSRYGLTASIWTNANDNPDSEKAFLQILEELETGTVFLNRCDYLDPALAWCGVKDSGRGVSLSKFGYDQLTRAQSVHMKIKTSSYISRQVLDSSLDSQN is encoded by the exons ATGGCTCCAGAAATCCAGACGACCATCACACCGCACAGCCAGAAGCCTTATGTATCCAGGACATATCCATCCGCGGAGGAACTTGACAAGATCATTCATCATGCTACTGTTGCTCAGAAAGATTGGAAAAAGGTCCCTGTTGAGGAAAGAATTGCCATAGGAAGGAAGTTCATG GAAGAATTTAGGAAAATGTCGGATGAAATTCCTCTCGAGCTATCGCTTCAGATGGGCCG TCCTGTGTCACAGGGCGCAGGAGAAATCCGCGGATTCCTAGAGCGCTCTGAATACATGCTCAATATTGCAGCCTCTAGTCTTGCTGATGTGACTTTGGAGAGTACCGATAAGCCTGGTTTCCGAAGGTATATCAAACGCGTCCCTCTCGGAGTCGTTCTGGTTATCGCCCCATGGAA TTTCCCGTACTTGGTCTCTGTGAACTCGGTTCTTCCTGCTATCATCGCCGGCAATGCCGTACTTTTGAAGCCGTCTCCTCAAACACCACTTACAGCAGAAAGATTCGCACTTGCGCTAACAAGGGCAGGAGTACCAGAACACATCATTCAGGTAGTTCACATGTCGCCTGAATTGACCACTAGAGCGATAAACAACCCAGCGGTTGATTTTGTGTCGTTCACTGGAAGTGTCCAAGGTGGGGCCTCCGTTTCCAAGACTGCTGCAAATGCGGTAGGGTTCAAAGGTGTAGCTTTGGAG CTTGGCGGAAAAGATCCGGCGTACGTCAGGGCCGATGCAAACTTGGACTATACCGTTCCAGAGTTAGTAGACG GTGCTTTTTTCAACTCCGGACAAAGTTGCTGTGCAGTAGAG CGCATCTATGTTCATGAAGCCATTTATGACACCTTCGTGGAGAAATTTGTTGAGCATACCAAG CCCTACAGACTTGGCGATCCAACATTGAAAGAGACGAATCTGGGCCCTGTTGTGAGTCTTGCCAGCGCCGAACGCATCCGAAAGCAAGTCGCCGACGCAG TCGCTGCCGGAGCCAAAAATCTGCTCCCCGAAAGCTTCTTTCCTCAGGCAAAAAC CGGGACAACCTACGTCGCTCCACAAGTACTTGTAGATGTGGATCACA CCATGGATGTAATGAAA GAAGAGACGTTTGGTCCAGTAGTTGGGATTCAAAAG GTGTCTTCTGACGATGAGGCTATCAAACTCATGAACGACTCGCGTTATGGATTAACCGCATCGATATGGACTAACGCCAATGACAATCCGGATTCCGAGAAAGCATTCCTGCAAATTCTAGAAGAGTTGGAGACAGGGACTGTTTTCTTGAATCG TTGCGACTACCTTGACCCAGCTTTGGCGTGGTGCGGAGTCAAAGATAGTGGTCGTGGTGTCAGTTTGAGCAAATTTG GTTATGACCAGCTCACGAGGGCTCAATCTGTCCACATGAAGATCAAAACTTCAT CTTATATCTCACGACAAGTTCTAGACTCGTCCCTGGATAGCCAAAATTAG
- a CDS encoding Proteasome subunit beta type-7, with amino-acid sequence MAAPNVYRPTGFDFTNELRNNFLTQKGLPLPKATSTGTTIVGCLFKDGIVLGADTRATEGPIVADKNCEKIHYITESIRCCGAGTAADTEFTTALISSNMELHALQTGRKPRVVTAMTMLKQMLFRYQGHVGAALVLGGVDATGPHLFTIHPHGSTDKLPYVTMGSGSLAAMAVFESGWKPNMEREEALRLVKAAIAAGIFNDLGSGSNIDACIITENNTEMLRNVEMPNQRVQKERDYKFRRGTTAWKKEDVRKFVVDEQTTLIGGGDEMDTS; translated from the exons ATGGCTGCGCCCAATGTATATCGACCTACGGGCTTTGACTTTACAAATGAACTGAG GAACAACTTTTTGACCCAGAAAGGGCTACCTTTGCCCAAGGCTACCAGCACAGGAACAACCATTGTTGGCTGTCTTTTCAAGGATGGAATCGTACTAGGCGCAGATACCCGTGCAACGGAGGGCCCTATTGTCGCGGATAAGAACTGCGAGAAG ATCCATTATATCACCGAGTCCATTAGATGCTGTGGTGCTGGAACAGCAGCTGACACAGAATTTACGACCGCCCTCATCTCCTCGAACATGGAACTTCATGCCTTACAAACTGGTCGCAAACCGCGGGTCGTGACTGCCATGACGATGTTGAAGCAGATGCTATTCAG ATATCAAGGTCATGTTGGTGCAGCTCTCGTTCTTGGGGGTGTTGACGCTACTGGCCCCCACCTATTCACAATTCACCCTCACGGTTCGACAGACAAGCTTCCATACGTCACTATGGGTTCTGGAAGCTTGGCTGCCATGGCCGTATTTGAAAGTGGCTGGAAGCCAAACATGGAG CGGGAAGAAGCCCTCCGCCTAGTCAAAGCTGCCATCGCCGCTGGTATTTTCAACGATCTTGGGTCCGGATCGAACATTGACGCTTGTATCATTACCGAAAACAACACTGAGATGCTCAGGAATGTCGAGATGCCCAATCAGCGCGTCCAGAAAGAGCGCGACTACAAATTTAGGCGAGGAACAACGGCTtggaagaaggaagatgTCAGAAAGTTTGTTGTAGACGAACAAACAACACTTATTGGCGGTGGCGATGAGATGGATACCTCATAG
- a CDS encoding Efflux pump radE, which translates to MSSEKVDEKHGTESNASHSQTEGSEIDIYSFHEKRAGRLIIDPAEAKIELGEAVAAKLKLSADGTKVLWPQPTDSDLDPQNWSDRRKTLLLIIITLAAIVPDFDSGIGIAAIFALAVQYNTTTGVINNLTSKTAPQVTGLYIVTDLYPFHLQARKLNIWTMGFLVSPFLSPFAFGFLVARTTWRWAYGIGSIYSAIVVVLIALFMEETMYDRTLKPIPLPTSTGLRLRIENLVGITGMRMQKYRISWFESVVSPLRLVTNAVFLGSPPPFGYGFSEFAVAGGYGTPIVSVILGELVGRYTNDWIMNASIRRNKGVFEAESRLWACYIAIPLYICGFVTLGASFQKHLSVGALVMGWGIAEFSVMINTVAIYAYCNDAFPKHQGEISALINLARTLGGFSVAYFQVPWALKHGAIQTFGCEAAIVTGLFLLFIPILQYKGSSLRAKYSLH; encoded by the exons ATGTCTTCAGAAAAGGTCGATGAAAAGCACGGTACCGAGTCTAATGCTAGCCACAGCCAAACTGAGGGCTCTGAAATTGACATCTATTCTTTCCACGAGAAGCGGGCTGGTCGTCTGATTATAGACCCCGC TGAGGCGAAGATTGAACTGGGCGAAGCGGTTGCAGCGAAGCTGAAGTTGTCAGCCGATGGCACTAAAGTACTCTGGCCACAGCCTACAGACTCTGATCTGGATCCACAGAACTGGAGCGACCGTAGGAAAACCCTCCTTCTTATTATCATTACTCTGGCTGCTATCGTTCCTGACTTCGACTCTGGTATTG GAATCGCGGCCATCTTCGCTTTGGCGGTGCAATATAACACAACTACGGGAGTCATAAACAACCTCACATCTAA AACTGCCCCACAAGTCACT GGTCTCTATATCGTGACAGATCTGTATCCTTTCCATCTCCAGGCGAGGAAACTTAATATCTGGACGATGGGTTTCCTGGTCtcccctttcctttccccaTTCGCCTTTGGATTCCTCGTCGCGCGAACTACATGGAGGTGGGCATATGGAATTGGTTCTATCTACTCCGCGATTGTAGTGGTGCTTATTGCGCTTTTCATGGAAGAAAC GATGTATGATCGTACTTTGAAGCCTATCCCATTGCCTACTTCGACAGGCCTCCGACTTAGAATCGAAAACCTCGTCGGTATCACCGGTATGCGGATGCAGAAGTACCGCATCTCCTGGTTTGAGTCTGTTGTCAGCCCTCTGCGTCTA GTCACAAACGCTGTTTTCCTCGGCTCCCCTCCACCCTTCGGTTACGGGTTCAGCGAatttgctgttgctggtggaTATGGAACACCGATT GTTTCCGTTATTCTTGGAGAGCTCGTAGGACGATACACTAACGATTGGATCATGAATGCCAGTATCAGACGTAACAAGGGTGTTTTCGAAGCTGAGAGTCGTCTTTG GGCTTGTTACATTGCCATTCCGCTATATATCTGTGGCTTTGTCACCCTTGGAGCATCTTTCCAGAAACATCTCAGCGTCGGAGCGTTGGTGATGGGATGGGGTATCGCTGAATTTTCAGTCATGATCAACACTGTCGCCATTTACGCTTATTGTAATGACGCTTTCCCTAAACACCAG GGAGAAATCAGTGCACTGATTAACCTCGCTCGTACACTTGGAG GCTTCAGTGTTGCTTACTTCCAAGTACCATGGGCACTTAAACACGGTGCTATTCAAACATTTGGCTGCGAGGCTGC TATTGTCACCGGTCTGTTCTTGCTTTTCATCCCAATTTTGCAATATAAAGGATCATCTTTACGG GCCAAATACTCCTTGCATTAG
- a CDS encoding 37S ribosomal protein S8, mitochondrial has protein sequence MLPHDLCSKIQNAFRARHQKLAVNHSTQNLGILNILLRAGFISSITRGTINGPNPAEFNAAKESERRIWADLKYRDDQPVLSNMELISLPSRRVFMDLAGIRAICSGRRNKQIPPLGMGEVAMVKTQDKEHEWLEAREALQMKIPGEVICRAR, from the coding sequence ATGCTTCCTCACGACCTCTgctccaaaatccaaaatgcTTTTCGCGCACGCCACCAAAAGCTTGCTGTGAACCACAGCACCCAAAACCTCGGGATCCTGAACATTTTGCTACGAGCAGGCTTCATTTCGAGCATTACACGTGGAACTATTAACGGGCCTAACCCTGCTGAGTTCAACGCCGCTAAGGAAAGCGAGCGTAGAATATGGGCCGACCTCAAGTACCGCGACGACCAGCCAGTGCTATCGAACATGGAGCTCATCAGTCTTCCCAGTCGACGGGTGTTTATGGACTTGGCAGGTATTCGCGCAATCTGTTCGGGTAGGAGGAACAAGCAAATCCCCCCACTCGGGATGGGTGAAGTGGCTATGGTCAAGACGCAGGACAAGGAACACGAGTGGTTGGAAGCGAGGGAGGCGCTGCAGATGAAGATACCTGGCGAGGTTATCTGCCGAGCGAGATAG
- a CDS encoding Transcription factor SOX-11 → MSFSCASTPIFFSEQIGEHLSFTYTDREAALNFPSHEGANVPSASSQHPAAPFGIDTSPTIPPRRHSARHREPGHIPRPRNAFIFFRSWYVDSMRASKEVQQHELSKQAGKVWKNMSDEEKKPFLRFAAIEKQEHYAMYPDYVYSPSAKVGAKSAAVKSRGSYEFSAYDVSRMASPSDTMDISFSIASWYHTEEEEFHNIKQEAPSPFHAHLDYVPSQAAYLQHAHDLVPSYIPTLPCTSDGLFSQSPEIMQFGISASFSSQRTDAGHPTASSLTCDNPYPSADYLALMKHTMSERKLEGNNLMQQYIDEVLAETAANFVGKDDA, encoded by the exons ATGTCTTTCTCCTGCGCCTCTACacccatttttttctctgaaCAAATCGGTGAACATTTATCGTTCACCTATACTG ACCGTGAAGCTGCATTGAATTTTCCCAGTCACGAGGGCGCCAATGTACCCTCAGCTTCATCACAACACCCTGCCGCTCCTTTTGGTATTGACACCTCGCCGACCATCCCTCCGCGCCGTCACAGCGCCCGTCATCGCGAGCCTGGACATATCCCGCGCCCACGCAACgcgttcatcttcttccGCTCATGGTACGTAGATAGCATGCGCGCATCCAAGGAGGTCCAGCAACACGAGCTCAGCAAGCAAGCCGGAAAAGTATGGAAGAACATGTccgacgaggagaagaaaccGTTCTTGCGTTTTGCCGCAATCGAGAAGCAGGAGCACTATGCCATGTACCCAGACTACGTCTACTCCCCCAGCGCGAAAGTTGGTGCGAAATCTGCTGCCGTTAAATCGAGAGGTTCATACGAGTTCTCTGCATATGACGTATCTCGTATGGCTTCGCCGTCAGACACGATGgatatttcattttcaattgCTTCTTGGTATCATACCGAAGAGGAG GAATTCCACAACATCAAACAAGAGGCACCTTCTCCATTCCACGCCCATCTCGACTACGTCCCTAGCCAGGCCGCCTATCTACAACACGCCCATGATCTTGTTCCTTCATACATACCGACCCTTCCTTGCACTTCAGACGGATTGTTCAGCCAGAGTCCAGAAATTATGCAATTCGGCATATCAGCTTCCTTCTCTAGCCAACGTACAGATGCTGGCCACCCGACTGCATCTTCTTTGACTTGCGATAATCCTTACCCCAGTGCCGACTATCTGGCACTAATGAAACACACGATGTCAGAGCGAAAGCTTGAAGGAAACAATTTGATGCAGCAGTATATAGACGAGGTGCTCGCTGAGACAGCTGCGAACTTTGTTGGGAAAGATGACGCTTAG
- a CDS encoding Delta(6)-protoilludene synthase 18, with translation MSTVNITSTTNSQHSVAEDLQKSRTAHPPTYILPDPLRNWPYERAINPYFERAKAESAAWTKSFGQFSPAAQAAFDDGVFSLSAALGYPTASPYILRSACDIMQAYFILDDNTDAVNAEVARLHCNAVMEAVVNPDVPRPEGEPIIGEITRQCWKRASVGAPNAAKERFVKTWLAYVETIYLQANRRDKSYICTIDEYIATRRDNIGTYPTFFFIEMSLGVDIPHHIMDHPTIVRLNRDTIDLTILGNDMYSYKKEVLAGDASYNAVTIVMHNLRLSLDEAIQWISDLQDDLVINFLKLREDVVNKRNFPTYGAEMDRQIVSYIDGLGQWMRGVTDWHFECGRYFGDEGLEIQRTRKVVIA, from the exons ATGTCAACAGTGAACATCACCTCTACCACTAACTCGCAACACTCTGTTGCTGAGGATCTTCAAAAAAGTCGGACTGCACATCCTCCTACCTATATTCTTCCCGATCCTTTACGCAACTGGCCATACGAGCGCGCAATTAACCCTTACTTTGAAAGAGCTAAAGCCGAGTCTGCTGCATGGACGAAGAGCTTTGGACAATTTTCCCCCGCTGCGCAGGCTGCTTTTGATGACGGAGTCTTCA GCCTATCAGCAGCATTGGGATATCCCACTGCCTCTCCGT ACATCCTGCGAAGCGCTTGCGATATAATGCAAGCTTATTTTATTCTTGACGATAACACGGATGCTGTGAATGCTGAAGTGGCCAGGTTACACTGCAACGCCGTCATGGAGGCCGTTGTAAATCCTGATGTGCCCCGTCCAGAGGGCGAACCCATCATTGGCGAGATTACACGACA ATGTTGGAAGCGGGCTTCTGTTGGTGCTCCGAACGCGGCCAAGGAACGCTTTGTCAAAACTTGGCTTGCCTATGTCGAGACCATATATCTGCAAGCAAATCGACGTGATAAATCATACATATGTACTATCGATGAGTATATTGCCACCAGACGTGATAATATTGGGACGTAccccactttctttttcattgAAATGTCCCTCGGCGTCGACATTCCCCATCACATCATGGACCATCCTACCATTGTCCGCCTTAACAGAGACACCATTGACTTGACCATACTTGGCAAT GACATGTATTCCTACAAGAAGGAGGTTTTGGCAGGCGATGCCAGCTACAATGCCGTCACTATTGTGATGCACAACCTTCGCCTCAGCCTTGATGAAGCCATTCAGTGGATATCCGATCTTCAAGATGACCTAGTGATAAATTTCCTTAAGCTTCGCGAAGACGTTGTGAACAAAAGAAACTTCCCAACCTACGGAGCTGAGATGGACCGCCAAATTGTATCATATATTGACGGCCTTG GTCAGTGGATGCGCGGAGTTACAGATTGGCATTTCGAATGTGGAAGGTACTTTGGGGACGAAGGGCTGGAAATACAGAGAACTCGTAAAGTTGTCAttgcttga
- a CDS encoding putative transporter C4B3.13 encodes MSSTYAHYQGPSSLPTDYAIVSSLNNRHRIHDDDDQNDNGDELSRTVVPDSVLTPSPTQRRPSFRASGPYYSQNTRPRNPTIGSYPRDDSESSSSALPDESTPLLLGGANPPIPRVEESIDRNPLADDESAMKMFWEELWILLKYATPVFGTHVLEYSLVIVSVVSIGHISTTALAAISLGSMTASVSGFSILQGFASALDTLLPAAWTSDSPQLVGLWAQRMTVVMFSTLIPMFLIWFNAESILLLLKQDPEVASLAAVYLRWISLGLPGLFTVPTRIVLIAAPVNALLNWLLVWGPPPFRLGFIGAPIASALSFNLISLLSLLYAILYTPLSPTITTRNGETISVKTAWHPLSARMFSGLGVLWSLGLSGVGQTASEWWAWELVALAASLLGPVALATQSVLLVSSSTTFQAPFAVSVATAVRIGNLLGECKAKRAGVAAKTAMVMALLIGVFMRYTSQARLSPTPTEVNANITTLTTEVVQLTADIIPLLSLFQVFDGTSAIGSGVLRARGKQFLGALLNLSAYYVFGIPLGIYLTFWHDMGLHGLWIGLTFSLVYCALCETYIVLRTDWDREVGRAQRRVKDGEAGKKGMEAREGGEGVDRV; translated from the exons ATGTCCTCAACATACGCCCACTACCAGGGGCCGTCGTCGCTGCCAACGGACTACGCCATCGTCTCCAGCCTCAACAACCGCCATCGCAtccacgacgacgacgaccagAACGACAATGGTGACGAGCTCTCGAGAACGGTTGTTCCAGACAGCGTCTTGACCCCGTCTCCGACACAGCGGAGACCCAGCTTTCGTGCCTCTGGGCCCTACTATTCCCAGAATACGCGGCCACGGAATCCAACAATAGGCAGCTATCCAAGAGATGATTCtgaatcgtcgtcgtcggcgcTGCCTGACGAGTCTACCCCTCTTCTCCTCGGTGGCGCCAACCCACCAATCCCTCGCGTTGAAGAGTCTATCGATCGTAATCCGCTAGCAGACGACGAGAGTGCAATGAAGATGTTCTGGGAGGAGCTGTGGATTTTGCTCAAGTACGCTACGCCTGTCTTTGG AACACATGTCCTGGAATATTCCCTCGTTATCGTATCAGTCGTGTCCATCGGGCACATATCGACGACGGCGCTCGCTGCGATCTCGCTCGGGTCGATGACGGCGAGCGTATCCGGGTTCAGCATTCTGCAGGGATTTGCCAGTGCGCTGGATACGCTGCTTCCAGCTGCGTGGACGTCGGATAGCCCACaactagtaggactgtggGCTCAGCGCATGA CTGTCGTCATGTTCTCCACGCTAATT CCCATGTTCCTGATCTGGTTCAACGCCGAGtccattctcctcctcctcaagcaAGACCCGGAAGTTGCCAGTCTCGCTGCGGTATATTTGCGGTGGATCTCGTTGGGACTGCCTG GTCTCTTCACGGTGCCGACACGCATTGTGCTTATCGCTGCGCCTGTGAACGCGTTGTTGAACTGGCTCCTGG TCTGGGGCCCCCCACCCTTCCGCCTGGGCTTTATTGGCGCCCCCATCGCCTCCGCACTCTCTTTTAACCTCatctccctcctctccctcctctacGCCATCCTCTACACACCCCTCTCCCCAACCATTACGACACGAAACGGTGAGACGATCAGTGTGAAGACGGCGTGGCACCCGCTGAGCGCGCGCATGTTCAGCGGACTCGGTGTGCTCTGGAGCTTGGGGCTGAGTGGGGTCGGTCAGACGGCGAGCGAGTGGTGGGCGTGGGAGTTGGTTGCGCTTGCTGCGAGTTT GCTGGGCCCTGTAGCACTCGCTACACAGAGTGTCTTGCTCGTGTCGTCTTCTACGACTTTCCAGGCGCCGTTTGCTGTCAGTGTCGCCACGGCTGTTCG AATTGGAAATCTCCTTGGCGAGTGCAAGGCAAAGCGTGCGGGTGTGGCTGCAAAAACGGCCATGGTGATGGCTCTGCTCATTGGTGTATTCATGAGGTATACCTCTCAG GCTCGTCTATCCCCAACTCCCACAGAAGTGAATGCTAACATCACTACACTAACCACAGAGGTCGTACAGCTGACCGCGGACatcatccccctcctctcGCTCTTCCAAGTGTTCGACGGCACATCCGCAATCGGCTCGGGTGTGCTCCGCGCACGGGGCAAACAATTCCTTGGCGCGCTGCTCAACCTGTCGGCGTACTACGTCTTTGGGATCCCGCTTGGGATATACCTCACATTCTGGCACGACATGGGCCTGCATGGCTTGTGGATTGGGCTGACGTTCTCGCTTGTGTACTGTGCGCTGTGCGAGACGTACATTGTGCTGCGCACGGATTGGGATAGGGAGGTGGGCAGGGCGCAGAGGAGGGTGAAGGATGGGGAGGCGGGGAAGAAGGGCATGGAGGCAAGGGAGGGCGGTGAGGGTGTGGACAGGGTGTAA
- a CDS encoding Delta(6)-protoilludene synthase (Delta(6)-protoilludene synthase HYPSUDRAFT_138665) encodes MSTVNVPYTTTQAGSATSITGDLPKYPSQTTHPLTYILPDPLRNWPYERIINPHFERVKAESAAWTKSFEQFSPSVQAAFDEGVFSILRDGCDLMQIYFILDDNTDAVNAEVARLHCNAVMEAVINPETPRPEGEPIIGEITRQFWKRASANSPKAAKERFIKTWIAYVESIYLQANRRDKSYICTIDEYIATRRDNIGTYPTFFFTEMSLGVDIPHHIMEHPIIVRMARDIIDLTTLGNDMYSYKKEVLAGDTGYNAVTVVMHNLRLSVDEAIQWISNLQDDLVADFLTLREDVVNKRSFSTYGAEMDRQIESYIDGLGQWMRGVTDWHFECGRYFGTAEGTEIQRTRKVVIS; translated from the exons ATGTCGACAGTCAACGTTCCCTATACCACCACGCAAGCCGGATCGGCAACTTCCATTACCGGGGATCTTCCTAAATATCCGAGTCAGACCACGCATCCTCTCACCTATATTCTTCCCGATCCTTTGCGCAACTGGCCATACGAGCGCATAATCAACCCTCATTTTGAAAGAGTTAAAGCCGAGTCTGCCGCATGGACGAAGAGCTTTGAACAATTTTCCCCCTCTGTGCAAGCTGCTTTTGATGAGGGAGTGTTCA GCATTCTCCGAGACGGTTGCGATTTGATGCAAATTTATTTTATCCTGGACGATAACACTGATGCTGTAAATGCTGAAGTGGCGAGGCTACACTGCAACGCCGTCATGGAGGCCGTTATTAACCCTGAAACGCCTCGTCCAGAGGGTGAGCCAATCATCGGCGAAATTACTCGACA GTTCTGGAAGCGGGCATCTGCAAATTCTCCCAAAGCAGCCAAGGAGCGATTTATTAAGACTTGGATCGCCTATGTCGAATCCATATATTTGCAAGCAAATCGACGGGATAAATCATATATATGTACTATCGATGAGTATATAGCTACCAGACGCGATAACATCGGAACGTATcccactttcttctttactGAAATGTCCCTCGGCGTCGACATTCCCCATCACATCATGGAGCACCCTATCATTGTTCGCATGGCCAGGGACATCATTGACTTGACTACACTTGGGAAT GACATGTATTCCTACAAAAAGGAGGTTTTGGCAGGCGATACTGGTTACAATGCTGTCACCGTAGTGATGCACAACCTTCGCCTCAGCGTCGATGAAGCCATTCAGTGGATATCCAACCTTCAAGACGACTTGGTGGCCGATTTTCTTACGCTTCGGGAAGACGTTGTGAACAAAAGAAGCTTCTCTACCTATGGAGCTGAGATGGACCGTCAAATTGAATCATATATTGATGGACTTG GTCAGTGGATGCGCGGAGTTACAGACTGGCATTTTGAATGTGGGAGGTACTTTGGCACCGCCGAAGGGACTGAGATACAGAGAACTCGCAAAGTTGTCATTTCCTAA